Proteins found in one Carassius auratus strain Wakin chromosome 12, ASM336829v1, whole genome shotgun sequence genomic segment:
- the si:ch211-141o9.10 gene encoding uncharacterized protein si:ch211-141o9.10 isoform X3: protein MAPRKKGDKKRNTEEVMETKEPQHSGAEPSDGSSREEKMARKRKIKPKKKYIGAHVSISGGIWKAVESSVAMGGHAFALFLGSQRSWTRPALDTAAAVKFQEACAQHGFDPIHILPHGSYLMNCGSPKEDVFSKSQTMLVDELSRCSALGLSQFNFHPGASIDSTPEKCMEKIAQAINHAHQQTPAVITVLENMSGQGSTIGGQFSELRSIIDRVRDKTRVGVCLDTCHAFAAGYDISPPGGVKNILDEFDRVVGLHYLRAIHLNDSKGKLGCHLDRHEDIGCGQIGITAFREIVNEPRLDNIPLILETPGRPGFEYAEQIELLYSLCEKKKKN, encoded by the exons ATGGCCCCAAGAAAGAAAGGCGATAAGAAAAGGAATACAGAGGAGGTTATGGAAACAAAGGAGCCACAACATTCTGGTGCTGAACCATCAGATGGCAGCAGTAGAGAAGAAAAAATGGCACGGAAAAGGAAGATAAAGCCAAAGAAAAAATACATAGGTGCTCACGTCTCAATATCAG gaGGAATATGGAAAGCAGTCGAATCAAGTGTGGCCATGGGAGGTCATGCTTTTGCCCTTTTCTTGGGCTCCCAGCGCTCCTGGACGAGACCAGCCCTTGATACAGCAGCTGCAGTTAAATTTCAAGAAGCCTGTGCTCAACATGGCTTTGATCCGATACACATCCTTCCACATGGATCTTATCTGATGAACTGCGGTTCCCCCAAAGAAG ACGTGTTCAGTAAGAGCCAGACCATGCTTGTGGATGAACTGAGTCGCTGCAGTGCACTGGGCCTCAGCCAGTTTAACTTTCACCCTGGAGCTTCTATAGACTCCACCCCAGAGAAATGCATGGAGAAAATTGCCCAAGCTATTAACCACGCACACCAGCAAACCCCTGCTGTCATTACAG TACTTGAAAACATGAGTGGTCAGGGCAGCACTATAGGTGGGCAGTTCAGTGAACTGAGAAGTATAATAGACCGGGTACGTGACAAGACACGTGTTGGGGTGTGTCTGGACACTTGCCATGCTTTTGCAGCAG GCTACGACATATCACCACCTGGAGGGGTGAAGAATATACTTGATGAATTCGATCGTGTGGTCGGTTTGCATTATTTGAGAGCCATTCACTTAAATGACTCCAAAG gaaAATTAGGCTGCCATCTGGACCGCCATGAAGACATTGGATGTGGCCAAATAGGCATCACTGCTTTCCGAGAAATTGTTAATGAGCCTCGACTGGATAATATCCCTCTGATTCTAGAAACACCTGGTCG ACCAGGTTTTGAGTATGCTGAACAGATAGAGCTCCTTTACTCCCtttgtgaaaaaaagaagaagaattaa